The window CTGAGCTGACATAAAAAAATCTCGTTCGGTATCCTTTTCGATGATATCGATAGTTTGCCCTGTATGTTTTGCGAGAATGTTGTTAAGCGTTTTTTTGGTATGTAACAATTCGCGTGCTTGAATTTCTACATCAGTAGCTTGACCCTGAGCACCACCCAAGGGTTGATGTATCATGATTCGAGCATGCGGTAGGGCATATCGTTTTCCCTTACAACCAGCGCTAAGCAGAAATGCTCCCATGCTCGATGCCTGACCGATACAGGTGGTTGATACATCGGGTTTAACAAACTGCATTG is drawn from Sulfuricurvum sp. IAE1 and contains these coding sequences:
- a CDS encoding ATP-dependent Clp protease proteolytic subunit, with protein sequence MSLIPWVVEQTAFGERQYDIYSRLLKDRIVFIGGEMIDDHLSNSIVAQLLFLSAENDAEDIKIYINSPGGLVTAGLAIYDTMQFVKPDVSTTCIGQASSMGAFLLSAGCKGKRYALPHARIMIHQPLGGAQGQATDVEIQARELLHTKKTLNNILAKHTGQTIDIIEKDTERDFFMSAQ